The sequence below is a genomic window from Bacteroidota bacterium.
GAGTGTAGCGGATCTGCTTTGTCCCGCCGGCATACAGTTCGACTAATGACCCCAGGGCATCGCGGTTGCTGGATGTGCCGGCGAGCTTGATCCGTAAATAATTGGCTGCTTGAGAAAGATCGTTGCGCCACAAAAAAGCCGGCCCACCGTTTTCGGTGATGAGGACGTCGAGGTCCCCATCATTGTCCAGGTCTCCATAGGCAATTCCACGGCCTACGAGGGCTGGGAAGTTGGTCAGACGGTCGGCGACATCGCTGAACACGCCGGTGCCGTCATTGAGGAAAAGATGGGGCGTTTGTTTATAGGCAATGCCTTCCTGCGTGTTCTCAATTTCAACCTGCAGGTGTCCATTGGCAGTAAAGAGGTCGAGGTCTGCATCCAGGTCTATGTCCAGCAAAGCAAGACCAAAGGTGAGGGTGAGCAAACTGGGGCGGCCGATTTTAGAGCGGGCAGCGCGATCCACAAACAATCCGTCGCCAATATGGTGATACACGGCAATCATTTCTTTGGAGAAGTTGCCAACAAAGACCGTTTCATCATTGCCGCCATCGATAAACCCGGTGTCTATGCCCATGCCGGCGCGTGCCTTTCCGTTTTCGTCAAACGCAATGCCGCTAAGTTGCCCCTTTTCCGTAAATATGCCGGTGCCATCATTTTCATAGAGCAGGTCGCGCTGTGTATCATTGGAGACAATGAGGTCGGGTGCCCCATCTTTGTTGTAATCAAGCATCGCGGCGCCGAGTGTTTTGCCCGGTGCGTCAGCAAAGCCACGTGCAGCGGTTTGGTCGCTAAACGTGCCGTCTCCATTGTTGTAAAAGAAGGTCCCGGGTGTGCCGTTATAAAGCTCGGGTGTGCAATAACTCTTGTTGGTCCCGTCGAGGGTGCAAAAAATGTCATCTTCAGGTGACCAGTCGACGTAGCCGCCGAGATAGAGATCAAGCCAGCCATCGCGATCTGCATCAAAGAAGAGTGCGGTAGAATGCCAGTCGGTTGCCACTGCGAGTCCGGCTTGCCGGCTAACATTGATAAATACGCCTTCATTGTTTTGCAGGAGGCGTGTGCCTTCGAGGGTGGTAAGGGCGATATCCTGATCGCCGTCGTTGTCGTAGTCGGCTGTTGCAACGCCAAACCCGTAGGCCTGCATGCCTGAAAGGCCGGCAGCTTTGGAGATGTCGGAGAATGAGCCATCCTGGTTGTTGCGATAGAGCAAGAGCGCGGGTGTTGTGTCATCTGCTGTCCAGGTGGCGCCGCCTACGAGGAGGATGTCTTGCCAACCGTCATTGTCTATATCTACAATGGCAGCGCCCGAGCCCATGGTTTCAGGAAACCATTTTTCACCGGATGCACCGGTTGCGTGGGTGAAGTTGGCAAGGCCAGCTTCAGCAGTAGCCTGGGAGAGGGTAAAAGGGATTGCTGTTTCGGATGCTGCGGGTTGTTCTGAGGCGGGTGCTTTTTCGCAGCTGGTGGTAACAAGCAAGATCCCGAACATCAAGGTCAGGAGGCTGACACTTCGCATAACAAACAGGTCAGGTGAGTAAGGTCTGCCCTTTAATGAAAAGAGGAGGCCCTTGATCCTTTCGCTGTACGGAAGGCCTGTCTGTTTTCTTTTTTATTCAGATTGTTCATTTTAGGATCTGGCGAAATTAATCAGGAAAGCAGGTGGATTATGCAAAAGTACCGGATAGCAGGAAGTGCAATACTGTTCATACTATACGCAGGTGTATTCCTCGTTAACCCTGTTTGGGGGATGCAATCAAGTGACCCAGAGACTTTTCCGTTATGGGCATCAGGTGCGCCTGATGGTAATGGTGAGCCGGCAGACGAGCCGACACTGACAGTTTATGAGCCGGCAACAGGTGTTGCGACAGGCACCGCAGTAGTTATCGCACCCGGCGGCGGGTACGGGATGCTGGCCATGGACCACGAAGGACACGACGTGGCGCGTTGGTTGAATACACTCGGCATAACAGCATTTATCCTGAAATACCGCCATGCCCCGAAGTTCAGGCATCCGACACCCCTCCGCGATGGGCAGCGGGCTTTGCGCCTGGTTCGAGCGCGGGCTGGTACGTGGGGGATAGATACCGATAAAGTGGGGATCCTTGGTTTTTCTGCAGGGGGGCACCTGGCCTCGAGCGCTGGCACGCATGCAGACTGGGATGATCCGATGCGTGAAGGCTCCATCGATGTCTTGAGTGCCAGGCCTGATTTTATGGTGCTGGTATATCCGGTCATATCAATGACCGAATCGTACATGCACCGTGGCTCGCGCGACAATTTGCTGGGCAAAGACGCAACGGAGGCGTTGGCCTTGCTGATGTCGAATGAAAAACAGGTTGACGCGACAACGCCGCCGGCATTTCTGATGCATACAACGGAGGACAAGGCTGTACCGCCCGAGAACAGTATTTATTTCTATCTCGCCTTGCGGGAGGCCGGCGTTGGTGCCGAAATGCACATTTACGAAGCAGGTC
It includes:
- a CDS encoding CRTAC1 family protein, with translation MRSVSLLTLMFGILLVTTSCEKAPASEQPAASETAIPFTLSQATAEAGLANFTHATGASGEKWFPETMGSGAAIVDIDNDGWQDILLVGGATWTADDTTPALLLYRNNQDGSFSDISKAAGLSGMQAYGFGVATADYDNDGDQDIALTTLEGTRLLQNNEGVFINVSRQAGLAVATDWHSTALFFDADRDGWLDLYLGGYVDWSPEDDIFCTLDGTNKSYCTPELYNGTPGTFFYNNGDGTFSDQTAARGFADAPGKTLGAAMLDYNKDGAPDLIVSNDTQRDLLYENDGTGIFTEKGQLSGIAFDENGKARAGMGIDTGFIDGGNDETVFVGNFSKEMIAVYHHIGDGLFVDRAARSKIGRPSLLTLTFGLALLDIDLDADLDLFTANGHLQVEIENTQEGIAYKQTPHLFLNDGTGVFSDVADRLTNFPALVGRGIAYGDLDNDGDLDVLITENGGPAFLWRNDLSQAANYLRIKLAGTSSNRDALGSLVELYAGGTKQIRYTRTGSSYLSQSETIATFGLNITTVVDSLRITWPSGKQQLQTNVQANQLLMLTEPQ
- a CDS encoding alpha/beta hydrolase produces the protein MQKYRIAGSAILFILYAGVFLVNPVWGMQSSDPETFPLWASGAPDGNGEPADEPTLTVYEPATGVATGTAVVIAPGGGYGMLAMDHEGHDVARWLNTLGITAFILKYRHAPKFRHPTPLRDGQRALRLVRARAGTWGIDTDKVGILGFSAGGHLASSAGTHADWDDPMREGSIDVLSARPDFMVLVYPVISMTESYMHRGSRDNLLGKDATEALALLMSNEKQVDATTPPAFLMHTTEDKAVPPENSIYFYLALREAGVGAEMHIYEAGRHGVGLAPGDPVLSTWPARCAAWLKANGF